The nucleotide sequence AACCGTTGTAATTAATAAAAATGGAGTGCCATCATTCACAATCGAAGAGAATCGAGCTTTCGATTTTATTTCTGTTGATGAGGAGGCAATTAATAATGTTGAAGATGAAACGGAGTGTTTGTATTTCGGAACTCTTGCACAACGGAGCAAAGTTAGCAGAAACACGCTTCTAACACTTTTAAACAGAGACATAAGATACTTTTACGATGTAAACATCCGACAGAAATTTTATTCCCAAAAAATTCTTGCTGAGTCATTGGATGCAGCAAATGCGGTAAAGCTTAATCTGGACGAATTAAAATTATTAAATAAAATTTTTCTGCAAAAAGACTTTGATCTTTTAACATCATCAAAAATTCTGATGCAAAAATTCAACATTGATCTTCTTGCAGTTACGAAAGGTGAAGATGGTTCTGTCCTGTTAGATGGTAAAAAAACAGACGAGCATAAAACCAAAGTGCAGAATGTAATAGATACTGTTGGGGCTGGAGATGCTTTCGCCTCAATCTTCTGTATCGGTTATTTAAATAACTGGGAGCTAAAAAAAATTAATAGACTTGCAAATGAATTTGCTGCCGAGATTTGTCAGATAAACGGCGCTCTTCCCAAAGACGATAAAATTTATGAGAAGTACGGAAAAGAAATAATGAAATGAACAATCACCCAAATTATAAAGGACTTTATATCCAGCTTTACAGTATTCACGGACTAATCCGCGGACACAACCCCGAGCTTGGACGCAATGCAGATACAGGTGGACAGACGAAATATGTAATTGAACTTGGTCAGGCACTTAGTGAATATCCGGGTGTTGATAAAGTTGAGTTGATTACAAGGTGGATTAGAGATAAAAATTATTCAGAAGATTATTCTATACCCGAAGAAAAAATTAATGATAAGTTTAGCATAATAAGATTACGCTGCGGCGGCGGGAAATATATACGGAAAGAGTTGCTGTGGAATCATCTGGAAGAATTTGTTGATAAAAGTATCAAACATATTAAATCCCGCAAAAGACTTCCTGACATTATTCACGGTCACTATGCTGATGCCGGATATGTTTGTACGGAGCTCACACAGTTTTTTGGAATCCCGTTTGTACATACCGGACATTCTCTTGGCAGAGATAAGCTAAGAAGATTGTTAAACGAAGGAATGACCCGGGACGAAATTGAGAAGAGATATAAAATTTCTCACAGAATTGAAGTTGAAGAAAATATCATTCATCTGGCAAACCTGATAATAACGAGCACTAACCAGGAAATAAAGAGTCAGTATGGTGATTATATGAATTCATCACCAGAGAAATTCAAAGTAATTCCGCCGGGTTTTGACATAGAAAGATTCTATCCCTACAATCAGCGCATACCTCTTGATAAAGAAACAGAAGAATTAATCAGAGCAATCAGTTCGAAGCTGCTCAGATTTTTCGTTCATATTGATAAACCCCTGATACTTACAGTATGCAGACCTGACAAAAGAAAAAATATTTCAGGACTAATTACTGCTTATGGTAAGGATAAAAACCTTCGGGAAAAAGCTAACCTTGCAATATTTGCCGGCATACGAACAGATATTCAAGCAATGCCGGATAATGAAAGAGAAGTGCTTACTGAAATACTTTTGCTGATGGACAAATACAATCTTTACGGAAGGATGGCAATTCCTAAACGTCACGACACACAAAATGAAGTGCCGGAATTGTATAGAATTGCTGCTGATACAAAAGGTGTTTTTGTTAATGCTGCGTTAACAGAGCCTTTCGGATTAACTTTAATTGAAGCTGCTGCGTGTGGTGTGCCGGTTATTGCAACTGACGATGGTGGTCCGAAAGACATTATTAAAAACTGTCAGAACGGTTTGCTTGTTGATGTAACCGATGCGGAGAATATTTCTGATGCGATTAACAAAATTATCGATGATCAGAATCTGTGGGAGAAATTTTCTGAAAGCGGAATAAAAAACGTAAGAAAATATTATACATGGGAAGCACATGTTAAAAAGTATATTGATGAAATATTGCTGATTGCAGGAACGAGAAAAGACGAAGAAAAAGTTTTTTCTCCTCTTGGCAGAAAATTGCTTGATGCAGAAAAATTAATTGTGTCGGATATTGACCACACACTGCTTGGCGACGAGGACGCGTTAAAAGAATTTATTAGAGTTTTAAAGAAAACCGATTCAAAAGTTGGTTTTGCAGTTGCAACCGGTAGAACCGTTGAGTCTGCATTTACAGTGTTGAAGGAGAATGAAGTTCCTTTTCCTGATATAATCATTTCATCAGTTGGAGCTGAAATTTATTATAACTACCACGACAAGCTGATTTATTCGGCAGGATGGGATGCACACATCAGTCATTTGTGGCACAGGGGGAAAATAAAAAACATACTTGATAAATTTAATTTTCTTCAGTATCAGGAAGAAAGTACACAAAGGAAATTTAAAATCAGTTACTACACTTCGGATGTTCAGGCAAATATTGAAAAAGTTAAATCCAAATTGATAAAAAATAAAATAAAAGCGAAAGTAGTTTTTAGTCATGGGCAGTATCTTGATATTCTGCCATACCGCGCATCGAAGGGAAAAGCAATAAGATATCTTTCATACAGATGGAATATTCCATACGAAAATATTTTAGTAGCCGGT is from Ignavibacteriota bacterium and encodes:
- a CDS encoding carbohydrate kinase translates to MKKITAFGEILFDIYPDSKNLGGAPLNFIYHINKLVGSGKIISRVGSDILGREAIDFLKSNGVSADTIQTDSNQLTGTATVVINKNGVPSFTIEENRAFDFISVDEEAINNVEDETECLYFGTLAQRSKVSRNTLLTLLNRDIRYFYDVNIRQKFYSQKILAESLDAANAVKLNLDELKLLNKIFLQKDFDLLTSSKILMQKFNIDLLAVTKGEDGSVLLDGKKTDEHKTKVQNVIDTVGAGDAFASIFCIGYLNNWELKKINRLANEFAAEICQINGALPKDDKIYEKYGKEIMK
- a CDS encoding HAD-IIB family hydrolase encodes the protein MNNHPNYKGLYIQLYSIHGLIRGHNPELGRNADTGGQTKYVIELGQALSEYPGVDKVELITRWIRDKNYSEDYSIPEEKINDKFSIIRLRCGGGKYIRKELLWNHLEEFVDKSIKHIKSRKRLPDIIHGHYADAGYVCTELTQFFGIPFVHTGHSLGRDKLRRLLNEGMTRDEIEKRYKISHRIEVEENIIHLANLIITSTNQEIKSQYGDYMNSSPEKFKVIPPGFDIERFYPYNQRIPLDKETEELIRAISSKLLRFFVHIDKPLILTVCRPDKRKNISGLITAYGKDKNLREKANLAIFAGIRTDIQAMPDNEREVLTEILLLMDKYNLYGRMAIPKRHDTQNEVPELYRIAADTKGVFVNAALTEPFGLTLIEAAACGVPVIATDDGGPKDIIKNCQNGLLVDVTDAENISDAINKIIDDQNLWEKFSESGIKNVRKYYTWEAHVKKYIDEILLIAGTRKDEEKVFSPLGRKLLDAEKLIVSDIDHTLLGDEDALKEFIRVLKKTDSKVGFAVATGRTVESAFTVLKENEVPFPDIIISSVGAEIYYNYHDKLIYSAGWDAHISHLWHRGKIKNILDKFNFLQYQEESTQRKFKISYYTSDVQANIEKVKSKLIKNKIKAKVVFSHGQYLDILPYRASKGKAIRYLSYRWNIPYENILVAGDSGNDLEMLKGDLLAVVVANHSSELEPLKGLNRIYFAKRNYAGGIIEGIKHYNFLGKNNEVTVEY